The Agreia sp. COWG nucleotide sequence CGCTCGTGACGCCCGAGACGGCGCGGATGCCGTCGAGATCCGACGCGGAGATCGCCTCGACCGTCGATCCGGGTCGGCCATTCGCGTTGGAGACATTGGTGGTGTCGGGCTGGTACTTCGCGGGGCCAGAGGTGGTGTCGGCCGGCGTCTTCGTGACGGTCATCACGTCGCTCGCCCCGATCGACGAGACGGTCGTGTCGATGTACGAGTTGATTCCCGTTCCCACGCCGCTGGTGAGGGTGAGGGTGAAGGCTCCGATGAAGATCGCCAGCACCGTGAGCAGCGTGCGGGTCTTGCTGCGGAACGTGTTGGTGATCGCCGAGCGGATCAGATCGAGGATGCTCACGCGTTCATTCCCTTCTGGTCGACGACGAGGCCGTCGCGAATGTAGACGCGCCTGTCTGTCTTCGCCGCGAGCTCGTCATCGTGGGTCACGATGATCAGGGTGATGCCGGTGCGCCGGTTGAGGTCGAAGAGAATGTCTTCGACCACGGCGCCGGTGGTGGTGTCGAGGTTTCCGGTCGGCTCGTCGGCGAAGATCACCCGGGGGTTGTTCACCAGGGCGCGGGCGATGACCACGCGCTGCTTCTGACCGCCCGACAAGTCGGTGGCCTTGTTCTTCGCCTTGTCGGCCAGCTCCAACTGCTCCAACGCCTCCATGCCGCGCCGACGCCGCTCGGCCCCGCGCACACCGGCGATGCGCAGCGGCAGGGTCACGTTGTCGAGAACGCTTGTGTTGGGCGTGAGAAAGAACTGCTGAAAAACGAAGCCGAACGTCTGGTTGCGGGTTCGGTTAAGCACCGCGCCCCCGAGGGCGCCCGCGTCGCGGCCACTGAGTTCGACGGCCCCACTCGACGGCTTGTCGAGCAGCGCGAGAAGGTGCATCAGCGTGCTCTTGCCCGAACCGCTCTTGCCGACGATCGAGAGGGACTCGCCCTCCTCGATGTCGAGCGATACCCCCTTGAGGGCGTCGAAGCGGGTCGTGCCCTTACCATAGGACTTCATCACGTCTCGCGCGGCGAGAACAGGCACCGGCATGGTTCCTCCTGGTCGAATTCGGCGCGCCTTCTGCACGCTCCACCCAGACTCGCGAACAACCGGATGCCCGTCGTCACCCCAGCGCGGCAACCTCGGCTACCACGATCGTGGGACGCGCGGGCCCGCCGCATCCTGCAAGATTGTCGAACGAGGCACCGAACAGCTGAGGAGGCACCGGCATGAAGCAACTGCTGCGCCGACAGGCCCCCGTGCCCTTCGAGTCGCCGCTTCCGCCCGCACTCCGCTGGCTGCCGACCGGCATCGCCGTGCTCATCGTCAGCATCCCGGCCTTTGTGACGTTCCAGCACGGTGCGGCCCTGGCGAGCAATGTGCTGACGATCCTCATCGCCGTGGTACTCGTCGTCGCCCTTCTCCTGCGCCAGCGCCTGCCGAGATCGATGTCGGCCGTCGTGAGCGGCGTCGTGTGCGTGGTCGTCGTTCTGACCGCTCTCGATGTGCTGGGCCCCGGACCGCTGGTCTCCGGGGTGCTCTGCGTCATGGTCACCCTCTTCGGCGTCGGCACCAGGCTCGGCCGCGACGCCGCCCTCCTCATGCTGGCGATCGCCGTCGTCTCGATCGGCAGCGTACTTCTCATCGCGCACCCGTCCGAGTCCCGCGGGCTCGAGTCGCTCGTGATGCTCGTCGCCCTCGTTGGCCTCGCCGCCAGCGCCGGAATCGCCCAGCACAACGGCCGCGCTTACATCGCCTCGATAACCGAGCGGGCCCGGCGGGCCGAGGAGACACGAGAGTCCGAGGCGGAGCGCCGCGTCGCCGAGGAACGGCTCGCCATCGCCCGCGACCTGCACGACGTGATGGCCCACCAGATCGCCGTCATCAACCTGCACGCCGCCTCGGCCTCGCAGGCCCTCCGGCAGAGACCGGATGACGCGGAGCGCTCCCTCGCCACCGTGCGCGAAGCCGCCCGCACCGTGCTCGGCGAGATCGCAGGCCTTCTCTCCGTGCTCCGCTCCGGCGACGCTCACGCTGTCGAGGGTTCGAACTCACGCTCGCCGTCGCTCTCTCCTGCTCCGGGCCTCGCCCACCTGCCGGGCCTCGTCGCGGACTTCGAGCGCGCCGGGCTGCGGGTGGAACAGCGCACGACCGGCACGCCCGTCGAGCTCGACTCCCCTCGTGACATCGCGGCCTACCGCCTCGTGCAGGAGGCACTGACCAACGCCCATAAGCACGGCGCAGACGGCTCTGCTCTGCTGCAGTTCGACTTTGGCAGCGACGACGAGGTCACCGTCTCGGTGACCAACGTCACGCGAGCCGAGAGCGACGACCGCATCGTCGTGGCCGGCGGACACGGCCTGGTCGGAGCACGGGAGCGGGTCGGCGCCGTCGGCGGTCACCTCGAGACGTCGTTCGGCCCGGGGCCGGTGCATAGATTCGTGGCCCATCTGCCGGCCGTGGAGAACAGATCGTGATCACGGTGCTGCTGGCCGACGACCAGGCTCTCATCCGTCGAGCGGTCTCGGAACTCGTCTCCAACGAGCCCGGCTTCACGGTCGTCGGGGAGGCGGCCGATGGTCGTGAGGCCATCGATCTCGTTCGCGCGACGCGTCCCGACGTGGTGCTGATGGACATCCGGATGCCCGTGATGGACGGGCTGCAGGCGACCGAGGCGATCTGCGGCGATGCCGAGCTGGCCTCCACCAAGATCATCATCTTGACCACGTTCGAAGAGGATGAGTACGTTCTGCGCGCTCTGCGGGCGGGGGCGAGCGGGTTTCTGGGCAAGGGAACGGAAGCGGATGCACTGATGGCCGCGATCCGTACGGTCCACGATGGCGACGCACTGCTCTCTCCGAAGGCCACCAGGGCGTTGATCGATCGATACCTCGCGCCGGCGGACGACGCCGCGCCGGTGCCCGATGCGTCGTTGTCCCATCTCACCGACCGTGAGCGGGAGATTCTGCTGCTGGTGGGAAGCGGCCTGTCGAACGGCGATATCGCAGCGCAGCTGGTGATCTCAGTTCAGACGGCAAAGACGCACGTCAATCGCATGATGACCAAGCTGGCGGCCCACGATCGGGCGCAGCTCGTGATCATCGCCTACGAATCCGGCATGCTGGTGCCGGGGCGGCACTGAGTGAACGCATCGGTCGGTAAACTGAGTTCGTTTCCGCGGGAGTGGTGGAATTGGTAGACACGCAGGATTTAGGTTCCTGTGCTTTCGAGCGTGAGGGTTCAAGTCCCTTCTCCCGTACCCCTCGAGTTTCGCCTCCGTGCGAGCGCGCGAGGGGTATTCTGACCTTTTATCCCCTATGTCCGCCGCCGACCGGCCCACACCTGACCCGCCGACGACTGGAGCCCATGTGACACACGCAGCCCTCATCCCCTGGCTCGACCCCGAGGCCCTCATCAACGGCTTCGGCCCGCTGGCCCTCGTGGGCGTGTGCCTGATCATCTTCGCCGAGACCGGCCTCCTGATCGGCTTCCTCTTTCCCGGCGACACCCTCCTGGTCATCACCGGACTGCTCACCTTCGCCGGAACCATCGACATCCCCATCTGGCTGGTGTGCCTGGCGATAGGCTTCGCGGCCTTCCTGGGCGGCGAGGTCGGCTACCTGATCGGCCACAAGCTCGGCCCGCGCATCTTCGAGCGCAAGGAGTCGGGAATCTTCAGCATCAAGAACGTCGAACGCACCAACGCGTTCTTCTCGAAGTACGGCGCCTTCGCCGTGATCCTCGCCCGTTTCGTTCCCGTCGTGCGCACGTTCGCGCCGATCGCGGCCGGCGTCGGTCACATGAACTACCGCAAGTACTCTCTCTACAACCTGATCGGTGCCCTCGTCTGGGGCGCCGGCGTCACCTATGCCGGGTTCCTGCTCGGCTACATTCCGCCCGTCGCCGACTTCGTCAAGGAGTACATCGACATCATCCTGCTCGCCGCGGTCGCGGCGACGCTCATCCCCACGATCTGGCACTACGTGCAGTCGACGATGCGGGCCCGCAAGGCCAACGCAGCCGCGGCCGTAGACCCGAAGCCGGAAGCCTAGGAAAAAATGTACAGAACCAACTACGCGTCCTCCCTGACCCGCGAGCACGCGGGTGTCGAGGTCACGCTCTCTGGCTGGGTCGCCCGCGTGCGCGACCACGGCGGCGTGGCCTTCATCGACCTCCGCGACTCTTCTGGGCTCGTGCAGGTCACGTTCCGCGACGACCAGGTCGCCACGGCCGAGAGCGTGCGCGTCGAGTCCTGCGTCACGATCTCCGGCATCGTGCGGGAGCGCCCGGAGGGCAACGTCAACTCCGCGATCGCGTCGGGTGAGATCGAGGTGCAGGCGACGAACCTCACCGTGCTCGCGGCGAGCGATGTGCTCCCGTTCCAGCTCGACGACGAGCCGGGCGAGGAGACCCGCCTCGCCTACCGCTATCTCGATCTGCGGCGCGAGAGCGCCGCATACCCGCTGAAACTGCGCTCCAAGGTCTCTGCGGCCGTGCGCTCCGTTCTCGTCGACAGCGACTTCGTCGAGGTAGAGACGCCGACGCTGACGCACTCCACCCCCGAGGGCGCACGCGACTTCCTCGTTCCGGCGCGCCTCAAGCCGGGAACGTTCTACGCCCTGCCGCAGAGCCCGCAGCTGTTCAAGCAGCTGCTGATGGTCGGCGGCTTCGAGCGCTATTTCCAGATCGCTCGCTGCTACCGCGACGAGGACTTCCGCGCAGACCGCCAGCCCGAGTTCACCCAGCTCGATGTCGAGATGGCCTTCGTCGACCAAGACGAGGTCATCGCCCTGGCCGAGCAGGTGCTGCGCGCCATGTGGCGCACGATCGACGTCGAACTGCCGCAGCCGCTGCCCCGTATGACCTATGCCGAGGCCATGCGACGCTTCGGCTCAGACAAGCCCGATCTGCGCTTCGGCCTTGAGCTCGTCGAGTTCACCGACTACTTCGCCGACACAGACTTCGCCGTCTTCAAGGCCCCCTACGTGGGTGCCGTGGTGATGCCCGGGGGCGCATCCCAGGCCCGCCGCGCGCTCGACGCGTGGCAGGAATGGGCCAAGCAGCGCGGGGCCAAGGGCCTCGCATACGTGCTCGTCGGAGAAGACGGCGACCTGCGCGGTCCCGTGGCAAAGAACCTGTCCGACGCCGAGCGCGAGGGCCTCGTCGCCCACTCCGGTGCACAGCCGGGCGACTGCATCTTCTTCGCCGCCGGAGCAGCGAAGTCGTCGAGAGCGCTTCTCGGGGCGCTTCGCGGCGAAATCGCCGCGCGCCAGGGCTTGATCGACCCCTCTGCCTGGGCCTTCACCTGGGTCGTCGACGCCCCGCTGTTCGAACCGGCCGGCGATGCCGTCGCCAGTGGCGACGTGGCCGTCGGCGCCGGTGCCTGGACGGCGGTGCACCACGCGTTCACCTCCCCGAAGCCAGAGTTCATCGACACCTTCGACACCGATCCCGAATCGGCGCTCTCCTACGCGTACGACATCGTCTGCAACGGCAACGAGATCGGCGGCGGCAGCATCCGGATTCACACCCGCGAGCTGCAGGAGCGCGTCTTCAAGATGATGGGCATCAGTCAAGAGGAGGCCGAGGAGAAGTTCGGCTTCCTGCTGCAGGCCTTCGCTTTCGGCGCTCCCCCGCACGGCGGATTCGCCATGGGTTTCGATCGCGTCGTCTCTCTGCTCGCCGGCACGGACTCTATCCGCGACGTGATCGCGTTTCCGAAGTCGGGCGGTGGCAACGACCCGCTCACGGGTGCTCCCGCCGAGCTCGAGAGCGTGCAGCAGACGGAGCTCTATCGCACCCTCGGGGTGCAGTCGATCCCTGCCAGGTAAACCAAGCTCGTGAACCGAGCAGCACCTGCCGCCTGACACGACGTTAGGGGTGCAGGTGCTGTTCGTGTCCGGCGTGCTCCGTCGGCTCCAGTTGAAAAGTGGAGTGCTCGACGTCGAAGTGTCCGGCCAGGCAGGTGGAGAGCCTGTCGAGCATGAGCCCCGTATCCCCGCGGCCGAAGACCCCCTGGTCGACGACGACATGGGCCGAGAAGATGTTGCGTCCTGTGGTGACCGCCCACACGTGCACATCGTGCACGTCGACGACGCCCTCCTCGGCGAGGATATGCGCGCGGATCTGCTCGACGTCTGTGTCGACAGGCGTCTGCTGTAGCAGAACGCGGAACACGTCTCGCAGCAGGGAGACGGCGCGAGGCACGATCATGGCCGCGATCACGAGCGAGGCGATCGCATCGGCCGGAGCGAAGCCGGTAGCCATGATGATCAGCGCCGCCGCGATGACCGTGATCGATCCCAGGAGGTCACCGAAGACCTCGAGGTATGCGCCGCGCATGTTCAGGGATGATGCCGCCCCACCCCGCAGCAGCATCAGGGCCCCGAAGTTGGCGAGCAGACCGATGACTGCGACCACGAGTAGCGGGATCGGCGTGATGCTCGTCTGCGCTGGCGATAGGAGCCGCGACACGCCCTCGACGGCGACGAAGACGGCGACACCGACGAGCACGACCCCATTGAAGAGGGCAGCGAACACCTCGACCCTCTGAAATCCGAAGCTATGCCTGTCTGTGGCGGGTCGCGTCGCGATGATGCTCGCCACCAGGGCGACGATGAGTCCGATGAGGTCGGAGACCATGTGTCCGGCGTCGGCGAGCAGCGCGAGCGATCCGGTGAGGGCCGCCCCCGCGACCTCGACGACGAGCACGAGGGCCACAATGCCGATGGCGAAGCCCAGCCGTTTGCGGTCGGTGCTCGCCGACGCGTGACTGTGCCCGTGTTGGTCGTTATGTGCCATGGTGATTCCACCCTAGGCATCGATGCACAGGGCCGCCTAGCTGCTGCGCTAGTTAGGAATGACGCTCATTCTCAACTGGGGTATGAGCTCGCGAAACGCTCGGCTGCGGTGGCTGTCGGCGTTCTTCTCGGCATTCGTCAGCTCAGCGGCGGAGCGGTCGGATCCGTCGGGCACGAAGATGGGATCGTAACCGAAACCATGGGCGCCGCGCGGCGCATCCAGGAGCCTGCCCCGCCATTCGCCCGCCGCGATGTGTTCACTGTGGGGCTCGGGAACGACCAGCGCGATCGTGCAGGCGTACCACGCCGTGCGGTGCGGGTCTCGGATGTCTGCGAGCTGATCGAGCAGCAGCTCGAGGTTGGCCGCGGCTCCCCGTCCATGGCCGGCCCAGCGGGCAGAGAAGATGCCGGGGGCGCCGCCCAGCACATCGACGCACACTCCGGAGTCGTCGGCCAGCGCCGGAAGCCCGGTGTGCGCCGCAGCGGCACGCGCCTTCAGCAGGGCGTTGTCGGCGAAAGAGACACCGTCTTCGACGGGTTCCGGTCCGTCGTATGCCACGACCTCGAGCTCTGGAAGTTGCGCACCGAGGATCTTCTGGAACTCCTCCACCTTGTGCGCATTGTGCGTGGCGAGCACGATCCGGATGCTCACGCCGGCGACCCGAGGACCGTCGCCTGGATCGTCGCCAGCTCTCGGGTGCCCGCGAGGGCGAGGTCGAGCAGCGCGTCGAGCTCTGTGCGGTCGAACGGCGCTCCCTCGGCGGTTCCCTGCACCTCGACGAAGAGCCCGCGACCCGTGACGACCACATTCATGTCGGTCTCGGCGCGCACGTCCTCGACGTAGGCGAGATCGAGCATCGGGCGGCCGTCGATGATGCCCACCGACACCGCCGAGAGGCTGTCGATCAGCGGCTGCGCCTTCTGCGCGACGAACTTCTTCGCCCTGGCCCACTCGATGGCATCGGCCAGCGCGACGTAGGCCCCCGTGATGGCGGCGGTGCGTGTTCCACCGTCTGCCTGCAGAACATCGCAGTCGATCACGATGGTGTTCTCGCCGAGTGCCTTCATGTCGACGACGGCGCGGAGGCTGCGGCCGATGAGCCGCGAGATCTCGTGGGTTCGACCGCCGATCTTGCCCTTGACGCTCTCTCGGTCCATGCGGTCGTTCGTCGAGCGCGGAAGCATCGAATACTCCGCGGTGACCCAGCCCTGGCCCTTGCCCTGCTTCCAGCGCGGCACGCCGTTGGTGAACGACGCCGTGCACAGCACCTTCGTCTTGCCGAACGAGATCAGCGCCGAGCCCTCGGCCTGGTCGCTCCAGCCGCGCTCGATCGTGATGGGTCGCAGCTGATCGTTCGTGCGGCCGTCTTTGCGTGTGTCGTTCGACATAGAGGTTCCGGTCCTTCGTTTCAATTCGTGGTCTGTGGAAGCTGGATGACGCCCGTCTCGACGTGCTCCACCGCGGAGACCTGCCGACCCAGCATGAGCTCGGCAAGGCGGAGAAACTCGTCTGCGCTGTCTCCCGTCGCTTCGTAGCGATGAACGGGCGGCGCGAGCGAGGTGCGTTCGATCCCCCGCCCGACAAGCTCTCGGTAGACGTCGTTAGCGGTCTCGGTGTCGCTCGAGACCAGCCTCGTGCCGTCGCCCATCACGTACGAGATCGCTCCCTTGAGGAACGGGTAATGGGTGCACCCCAGCACGAGCGTGTCGATGCCCTCGTCGCGAAGCGGGGCGAGGTACTCCTCCGCCACCGCGACGAGCTCACGGCTGGTGGTGTCGCCCGATTCCACGAACTCGACGAACCGGGGGCAGGCGCGGGTGAACAGTTGCAGCTGGGGTGCGGCGGCGAAGGCGTCGTCGTAGGCGCGCGAGCGGATGGTGCCGGTGGTGCCGATCACGCCGACCCTGTTGTTTCTGGTGGTAGCCACAGCGGCTCGAACAGCGGGCTGGATGACTTCGATCACCGGAACGGAGTACCGCTCCCTGGCGTCGCGCAGCATGGCGGCAGAGGCCGTGTTGCAGGCGATCACGAGCATCTTCACACCCTGGTCGACCAGCGTGTCGAGCGCCTCGAGCGCGAACTCTCGAACCTCGGCCAGGGGCCGCGGCCCGTACGGCGAGCGAGCGGTGTCGCCGATATAGGTGATCGACTCCCGGGGAAGTTGATCCCTGATGGAGCGGGCCACGCTCAATCCGCCGACGCCGGAATCGAAGACTCCGATCGGCGCATCACTCACCGGTCCACCCTACTGCGCCGACCTGCGTGGCTATGCTTGGCCGGTGACCGCCGTATCCTCGCTCCTCACCGACCGCTATGAGCTCACGATGCTGGATGCCGCCATTCAGGCGGGTACCCACGATCGCGAGTGCGTCTTCGAGGCTTTCGCCCGCCGGCTGCCCGAGGGTCGCCGTTACGGCATCGTCGCCGGCACGGGGCGCCTGCTCGACCTCATTGCGGCATTCCGTTTTCACGACGCCGAGCTGGAATGGCTGGCCCGGGCAGGGGTCGTACGCCAGGCAGCACTCGATTGGCTCGCCGATTACCGGTTCACGGGCACCATCACCGGATACCGGGAGGGGGAGGTCTACTTTCCGAACTCGCCCATCCTCGTCGTCGACTCCACCTTCGCCGAGGGCGTGATTCTCGAGACGCTCATCCTCAGCGTGCTGAACTACGACTCCTCGGTCGCGAGTGCGGCGTCGCGCATGGTGTCGGCGGCCGCCGGCCGACCCCTGGCAGAGATGGGTTCGCGCCGCACGGGCGAGTGGTCGGCTGTCGCCGCCGCTCGCGCCGCGTACATTGCCGGATTCGGCGCCACCTCGAACCTCGAGGCGGGTCGCAGCTGGGGCATCCCGACGATGGGAACCGCCGCGCATTCGTTCACCCTGCTCCACGACAGCGAAGAAGCTGCTTTTCGCGCCCAGGTCGATGCCCTCGGGCCTCAGACCACCCTCCTGGTGGACACGTTCGACGTAGAGAAAGGCGTCGAGCTCGCCGTGCGCGTGGCCGGGCCTGCACTCGGTGCAGTGCGCCTGGATTCGGGCGATCTTCCGTCGCTCGTGACGGCCGTCAGAGCGCAGCTCGATGCCCTGGGCAACCCCGACACCAAGATCACGGTTACGAACGATCTCGACGAGTACACGATCGCCGCCTTGTCGGCGTCGCCCGTCGACTCCTACGGCGTGGGCACCTCGGTCGTCACAGGCTCGGGCTTTCCGGCCGCAGGAATGGTCTACAAGCTCGTCTCCCACGTCGATTCGGCAGGCAAGTGGGTATCCGTAGCCAAGAAGTCCGCTGAGAAGGCGACCGTCGGCGGGCGCAAGCATCCGGTGCGGCGTCTCGACCACGCGGGAATCGCCGTTGCCGAGGCCATCCACATCGGCGACGACGTGACCGCCGGCGAGACGGGGCGCGAGCTGCTCGTTCCCCTCATCGCCGAGGGCATCCCCGATGAGCGCTTCATCGGCGCCGTGGGCGTAGAGAATGCTCGGGCGCACAGGGCTGACGCCATCGCCGAGCTGCCGGATCACGCATTCCGGCTCAGCAGGGGCGAGCCCATCATTCCGACGATCTACCCCTAGGTACGGGCCCGGCTATTCGGGCTTCAGTTCCTCGTAGATGCGCTTGCAGTCGGGGCACACCGGAAACTTCTCGGGGTCGCGACCGGGTAGCCACTTCTTGCCGCAGAGCGCCTTCACCGGCGTTCCCGTCATCGCCGATTCGAGGATCTTCTCTTTCTTGACGTAATGCGAGAAGCGCTCGTGATCTCCCGCCTCGATCTGCTCCTGCTCGAGAAGCTCCTCGAGTTCACGGTCGAGTGTCGAGGTACCGCCGCCCTGTGCGGGACCACCGGGTTCGGCGATGCTCATGGTCGGAACGGTTGCAGACGTGATGCTCATCGCCCCAGTCTAAATCTCCGGCGGCGCACCAGTGCCCGTCAGTTGCGAAGCGCTGCCGCCAGGATGTCGGGCGAACGGCGATCGAAGACGATGCCACCGAGCAGGGTTCCCACCACGACCACGACCAGCCCGGTGCCGGCACCCCACCACAACGACGGCCAGAATACCTGCTGGTCTCCCATGAGGCCCTTCAGCGCGTAGAACACCGACGGTGAGGCGAATAGCGCCAACAGCAGCACAAAAGCGATCTGCACCACCACGCCGGTTCCGCCACCGACCTGCGGCTGAGAGAAAGGCCCGTCGCCCGGTCGCACGGCCGGATACGGGAACAGGGCCGAGAGAAGATTCCCGACGCCGAGACCCGCGAGCAGCAGCACGGTACTGACCCCGAGCAGGGCGGGCAGCGCCGCGAAATCGTCGGCGAAGTAGGCGGCGACCACCGAGCCGATGGCGATCAAGGGGATGCCGATCGCCAGGACCGGAACCATCCGGCCCATCCGGTCGGCGATTCCCACCTTCGAGGCGGAGACGTGCAACCACACGGCCGAGTTGTCGAGCGCCACGTCGTTGTGCACAGAGAAGGCGAGCGTCGCGCACAGCGCGGGAACGGTGAGCAGCACGAGGTAGGTGAGCGGGATGCCCGCGATCACGAACGCGACGAAGACCACGAGAAGAAAGCCGAACACTCCGATGACAGGAACCGGATATCGGGCATCGCGCGCCCAGTACGTGAGGCTGCGCGCAGCGACTGCCCCCGACCGAGTCGACGGAGTACGGGCGAACCAGCCGAGGTTCGCGTGCTGGCGGGTGTTCTGCTCTCGTTGGGCCGTGACGAGGGCCCGGGCGACGAGGGCGTTCCATACCAGCCAGAGAACAGCGACGAAGGCTACGGCGATGAGGGCCTTCAGCACCACCGAGAAGGCCGGGGCCCCGGTCGCCACGTCGGCCGGAACTGCCCACACGGCACCCAGCGGACTCCAGCTGAGGGTGTCTGCGGCCGCGGAGGCGAGCCCGGGAACCCCGTCGGCGCCGTGTGCCGTAAGCCAGAGGATGACCGCAGGCGACGCGAGCACGACGACGATGACGGCGACGAGGGCCGCGGTCTCGCGAGATCTGCGGGTAGCCAGAACGGTGGTTGCGAGCAGAGATGCGATGCGGGAGATGAGCAGGCAGGTAGCCACACCGACGACCGCCGAGACGACCGCCAGCGTTGCGATGCCGGCGTTCTGCGCCCACACGGGAACGGTGAAAGCGGCCACGAGCAACGTGAGCACCATCGGCACGCTCACCAGGCCGGCTACAGCCAGAGCCCGGGCCAAGGGTGCGGGACGAATACCGAACAGAGCGAAGCGTCGAGGCTCGAGGGTATCGGGCACACCCGACAGCAGCGGCACGACGAGGAACGCGGCGATCACCACCGAGCCTCCGAGAATCACCGTGGTGCGGGCATCTCGAACCGGAACGTCGACCAGCGACAGAAGCACCGAGGCCGACGCGACGGCCAACACCACGCAGATGACGAACGTGACGATCACACCGGCGATCTGCTTCGGCGTGCGAACGAAGGTGTTACCGAAGAACTGCAGCTTCAGTTTGAGGAATTCAGCAACCATTCCATGCCTTCCGCTGCCTTGCGCCCACCGGCGAGCTCAACGAACCGATCTTCGAGGGTTCCGTTTCGGCGCACCTCGTCGATCGTGCCCTGTGCCAGCACCTGGCCCTGAACGATGATGGCGACTCCGTCACAGACCCGTTGGATCATGTCCATGCTGTGGCTCGACAGAACGACGGTTCCGCCGTTGGCGACGTACTTCTGCAAGATCTCGGTGACGTTCGCCGCGGACACGGGATCGACCGATTCGAACGGCTCGTCGAGGACGAGGATGCGCGGTGAGTGGATCATGGCCGCCGCGAGAGCGATCTTCTTGGTCATGCCAGCCGAGTAGTCGGTGACCAGGCGTCCGAGCGCGTCTTCGAGCCCGAAGGCCTCCGCGAGGTCGTCGCTGCGCTCGCGAACGGCCTTGTTGTCGAGACCACGCAGCGTTCCCGAGTAGTACAGCAGCTGGCGACCGGTGAGCCGGTCGAACAGCCGAAGGCGATCGGGAAGCACTCCGATGATCTTCTTCGCCTCGGCGGGGTCTGCCCAGACATCGAGGTCGTTCACCCG carries:
- the murI gene encoding glutamate racemase, with protein sequence MSDAPIGVFDSGVGGLSVARSIRDQLPRESITYIGDTARSPYGPRPLAEVREFALEALDTLVDQGVKMLVIACNTASAAMLRDARERYSVPVIEVIQPAVRAAVATTRNNRVGVIGTTGTIRSRAYDDAFAAAPQLQLFTRACPRFVEFVESGDTTSRELVAVAEEYLAPLRDEGIDTLVLGCTHYPFLKGAISYVMGDGTRLVSSDTETANDVYRELVGRGIERTSLAPPVHRYEATGDSADEFLRLAELMLGRQVSAVEHVETGVIQLPQTTN
- a CDS encoding response regulator transcription factor, coding for MITVLLADDQALIRRAVSELVSNEPGFTVVGEAADGREAIDLVRATRPDVVLMDIRMPVMDGLQATEAICGDAELASTKIIILTTFEEDEYVLRALRAGASGFLGKGTEADALMAAIRTVHDGDALLSPKATRALIDRYLAPADDAAPVPDASLSHLTDREREILLLVGSGLSNGDIAAQLVISVQTAKTHVNRMMTKLAAHDRAQLVIIAYESGMLVPGRH
- a CDS encoding DedA family protein, which gives rise to MTHAALIPWLDPEALINGFGPLALVGVCLIIFAETGLLIGFLFPGDTLLVITGLLTFAGTIDIPIWLVCLAIGFAAFLGGEVGYLIGHKLGPRIFERKESGIFSIKNVERTNAFFSKYGAFAVILARFVPVVRTFAPIAAGVGHMNYRKYSLYNLIGALVWGAGVTYAGFLLGYIPPVADFVKEYIDIILLAAVAATLIPTIWHYVQSTMRARKANAAAAVDPKPEA
- the rdgB gene encoding RdgB/HAM1 family non-canonical purine NTP pyrophosphatase: MSIRIVLATHNAHKVEEFQKILGAQLPELEVVAYDGPEPVEDGVSFADNALLKARAAAAHTGLPALADDSGVCVDVLGGAPGIFSARWAGHGRGAAANLELLLDQLADIRDPHRTAWYACTIALVVPEPHSEHIAAGEWRGRLLDAPRGAHGFGYDPIFVPDGSDRSAAELTNAEKNADSHRSRAFRELIPQLRMSVIPN
- a CDS encoding ABC transporter ATP-binding protein; amino-acid sequence: MPVPVLAARDVMKSYGKGTTRFDALKGVSLDIEEGESLSIVGKSGSGKSTLMHLLALLDKPSSGAVELSGRDAGALGGAVLNRTRNQTFGFVFQQFFLTPNTSVLDNVTLPLRIAGVRGAERRRRGMEALEQLELADKAKNKATDLSGGQKQRVVIARALVNNPRVIFADEPTGNLDTTTGAVVEDILFDLNRRTGITLIIVTHDDELAAKTDRRVYIRDGLVVDQKGMNA
- the rph gene encoding ribonuclease PH — encoded protein: MSNDTRKDGRTNDQLRPITIERGWSDQAEGSALISFGKTKVLCTASFTNGVPRWKQGKGQGWVTAEYSMLPRSTNDRMDRESVKGKIGGRTHEISRLIGRSLRAVVDMKALGENTIVIDCDVLQADGGTRTAAITGAYVALADAIEWARAKKFVAQKAQPLIDSLSAVSVGIIDGRPMLDLAYVEDVRAETDMNVVVTGRGLFVEVQGTAEGAPFDRTELDALLDLALAGTRELATIQATVLGSPA
- a CDS encoding sensor histidine kinase, which codes for MKQLLRRQAPVPFESPLPPALRWLPTGIAVLIVSIPAFVTFQHGAALASNVLTILIAVVLVVALLLRQRLPRSMSAVVSGVVCVVVVLTALDVLGPGPLVSGVLCVMVTLFGVGTRLGRDAALLMLAIAVVSIGSVLLIAHPSESRGLESLVMLVALVGLAASAGIAQHNGRAYIASITERARRAEETRESEAERRVAEERLAIARDLHDVMAHQIAVINLHAASASQALRQRPDDAERSLATVREAARTVLGEIAGLLSVLRSGDAHAVEGSNSRSPSLSPAPGLAHLPGLVADFERAGLRVEQRTTGTPVELDSPRDIAAYRLVQEALTNAHKHGADGSALLQFDFGSDDEVTVSVTNVTRAESDDRIVVAGGHGLVGARERVGAVGGHLETSFGPGPVHRFVAHLPAVENRS
- a CDS encoding cation diffusion facilitator family transporter, with protein sequence MAHNDQHGHSHASASTDRKRLGFAIGIVALVLVVEVAGAALTGSLALLADAGHMVSDLIGLIVALVASIIATRPATDRHSFGFQRVEVFAALFNGVVLVGVAVFVAVEGVSRLLSPAQTSITPIPLLVVAVIGLLANFGALMLLRGGAASSLNMRGAYLEVFGDLLGSITVIAAALIIMATGFAPADAIASLVIAAMIVPRAVSLLRDVFRVLLQQTPVDTDVEQIRAHILAEEGVVDVHDVHVWAVTTGRNIFSAHVVVDQGVFGRGDTGLMLDRLSTCLAGHFDVEHSTFQLEPTEHAGHEQHLHP
- the aspS gene encoding aspartate--tRNA ligase — translated: MYRTNYASSLTREHAGVEVTLSGWVARVRDHGGVAFIDLRDSSGLVQVTFRDDQVATAESVRVESCVTISGIVRERPEGNVNSAIASGEIEVQATNLTVLAASDVLPFQLDDEPGEETRLAYRYLDLRRESAAYPLKLRSKVSAAVRSVLVDSDFVEVETPTLTHSTPEGARDFLVPARLKPGTFYALPQSPQLFKQLLMVGGFERYFQIARCYRDEDFRADRQPEFTQLDVEMAFVDQDEVIALAEQVLRAMWRTIDVELPQPLPRMTYAEAMRRFGSDKPDLRFGLELVEFTDYFADTDFAVFKAPYVGAVVMPGGASQARRALDAWQEWAKQRGAKGLAYVLVGEDGDLRGPVAKNLSDAEREGLVAHSGAQPGDCIFFAAGAAKSSRALLGALRGEIAARQGLIDPSAWAFTWVVDAPLFEPAGDAVASGDVAVGAGAWTAVHHAFTSPKPEFIDTFDTDPESALSYAYDIVCNGNEIGGGSIRIHTRELQERVFKMMGISQEEAEEKFGFLLQAFAFGAPPHGGFAMGFDRVVSLLAGTDSIRDVIAFPKSGGGNDPLTGAPAELESVQQTELYRTLGVQSIPAR